In Cervus elaphus chromosome 5, mCerEla1.1, whole genome shotgun sequence, the following proteins share a genomic window:
- the KRT20 gene encoding keratin, type I cytoskeletal 20 translates to MDFNQRSSHRSLSSSSQGPALSMSSSIYRRGVTPSVYGGAGGHGTRISTSRHMVNYGSDPAGGNLFAGNEKMTMQNLNDRLASYLERVRSLEQSNSHLELQIKHWYETNTPSTSRDHSAYLEQIKELRDQIKDAQLQNARCVLQIDNAKLAIEDFRLKYEAEQGICQTVVADLNGLKRVFDDLILTKADLEIQIEELTKDLYVLQKEHEEEVRGLRAHLGNNVNVEVDAAPSLNLSAIMNEMRQKYDAMAQENLQKAKEQFDIQINDLQKQVTVSTEELKGTKDQIKEQRHTHQVLEIELQSLLSMKEALERTLEETNARYSSHLAVIQAQLNSLEGQLVQVRTDTERQIHEYNILLDIKIQLEQEIATYRRLLEGEDVKEYQLSALDEAEIKKTRKIKTVVQEVVDGKVVSSEVKEVEESI, encoded by the exons ATGGATTTCAATCAGAGAAGCTCCCACCGAAGCCTGAGTTCCTCCTCCCAGGGCCCTGCGCTCAGCATGAGCAGCTCCATATATAGGAGGGGGGTCACACCCAGCGTGTATGGGGGTGCTGGAGGCCACGGCACCCGCATCTCAACGTCTAGACACATGGTAAACTATGGGAGCGACCCTGCTGGAGGAAACCTGTTTGCTGGCAATGAGAAGATGACCATGCAGAACCTAAATGACCGCCTAGCAAGCTACCTAGAAAGAGTGCGGTCACTGGAGCAGTCCAACTCCCACCTTGAACTGCAGATCAAGCACTGGTATGAAACCAACACGCCTAGCACCAGTCGGGACCACAGTGCCTATCTGGAACAAATCAAAGAGCTGCGGGATCAG ATTAAAGATGCTCAACTGCAGAATGCTCGATGTGTCCTGCAAATTGATAATGCTAAACTGGCTATCGAGGACTTCAGGCTGAA GTATGAAGCTGAGCAGGGGATTTGCCAAACAGTGGTGGCTGATCTTAATGGCCTGAAAAGGGTCTTTGATGACTTAATTCTAACAAAGGCAGACTTGGAGATTCAAATTGAAGAGCTGACTAAAGACCTGTATGTTCTCCAAAAAGAACATGAGGAG GAAGTGAGGGGTCTACGTGCTCATCTGGGCAATAATGTAAATGTAGAGGTGGATGCTGCTCCAAGCCTGAACCTCAGTGCCATCATGAATGAAATGAGGCAGAAATATGATGCCATGGCCCAGGAGAACCTTCAGAAAGCCAAAGAACAGTTTGACATACAG ATTAATGATCTGCAAAAGCAAGTCACAGTGAGCACTGAAGAGTTAAAAGGAACCAAGGATCAAATAAAAGAGCAGAGACACACCCACCAGGTCCTGGAAATAGAGCTCCAGTCCCTGCTCAGCATG AAAGAAGCTTTGGAGCGTACACTAGAGGAGACCAATGCTCGTTATAGCAGCCACTTGGCCGTAATCCAGGCACAGCTAAACTCCCTCGAGGGCCAACTGGTGCAGGTTCGGACCGACACAGAACGCCAGATCCATGAATATAATATCCTCCTTGACATAAAGATCCAGCTTGAGCAGGAAATTGCTACCTACCGCCGTCTTCTGGAAGGAGAAGATGTCAA AGAATATCAGTTAAGCGCTCTGGATGAGGCAG AGATAAAGAAAACCAGGAAGATTAAGACAGTCGTGCAAGAAGTAGTGGATGGCAAGGTTGTGTCATCTGAAGTCAAAGAAGTGGAAGAAAGTATATGA